Genomic window (Daucus carota subsp. sativus chromosome 5, DH1 v3.0, whole genome shotgun sequence):
CAAAATCAAGTTAAAGCGGGCAGTGATGAGAGTAATTCAACCCTGAACAACAATACTGTCAAGAAGATGAACAAGAGAGGCGGTGCAATTATGGAGGGATCACGTTGCAGTCGTGTGAATGGAAGAGGCTGGAGGTGTTGTCAGCAAACACTTGTGGGTTATTCCTTGTGCGAACATCATCTTGGTAAGGGAAGGCTTCGTAGCATTTCAAACGTCAAAGGCCGAAAGACacctgctgctgctgctgctgctaccATTGCACCTCAGAATGTCACTACTGATAGTTCTATTAATGATAGTACCTCTAAGGCTAATACCACCAATGATAATGAATCGTCCAAGAAATTACCGGTCTCTTTACCAGTAGTGCAATCACCTCGACCTCGAGATCGTAAGAACACAATGTTGTTGGATGGTAGCTgttatgatgatgatgaggaggaggacAAATATGAAGATGACGACGACGATGATGATTATAACGAGGAAGAGACGAAGAAGCCAGTAGTTGCGAAAAAGAAGAGGATGAAGGTGGGTATGGTGAAAGCTAGATCTTTAAGCAGCTTACTGAACCGAACAAACTAGCTATGCAGAGGTAGAATAACAAGCGACGAGGATATTGTAATGGCATAGAAGCCTGACCAGTGTGTTTTCATGAATTTGAATCCAGTTACTCATATACTATTCGTACGCTTACAATTCGTGAAAAAAGGTACTTGATGTTTTACCATTGTTCTTATTTTGAAGATCGCAcattatataaatatctatttataacaaaatgAACATGTGTTTAAATCATCAGCCAGCTTCTTTCGATTCATTATGCATGTGCCATTTTTGAGTGGTGAACTGCTATACATGTATAGAtctctattttaaaattaaagtcggcgattaatcacCAACTAATCCATGTTCTGTAATTTGTCAAActgattaaatttttgattattcaattaatcatctGAGTAGTTcatgatcaattcaattaattttcgATTAATCCTTATTCTGTGATTTCATTGATTAAATCCGATTTCCGCTTTTCCACTACCGGTATAGATCTGTAATGTTTACAAGCCAGCAAGCTGCAAGTTATAGTTTACATACTTGATGCAGTATGTTCTGGTGAATAGCAGAAATGTATTTTGATGACTAATGTGTTTCTCGATCCATCTCCCACCATCTGGTCCTACACacatttatattgttttttctttgCTTTGATTGTTATATCAAACCTGGCGAGCCAtgaatttattatgaaaatagTATAAGCATTTTATTCGTGCCAGTAGAAAATGAATTTAAAGCATGGCCTTATTAAACTAACGCAAGggataaaaatatgtttaattacTTCTTCAGTACTGCTTCCACATGATACAagattatgttatattattataatattatgctAAAACGGTCAAATTGAGGCAAAATTGAATctgtttaatatttaatcaaccGAACAGGCTTCATGGTTGTTGATTCCAGAATGAATAATGACTTGTTCACCCACTCTATGATCAAGGCTTGGGAGGATGAACAGGCAATTACCGGTTTCCTTATTTCTTTGTAACGGTTGACTTATCGTTTACATAGTTTATATGTATTCTTTGGATCTCGGCTCGCGAGCTCGTCCAGCTCGAACTCGTTCAACTTAGCTCGTTAAACGCGTCGAATTCGATTACAAGTTCCGTTCTGTTTAATAGCCAGCTCGACTCGattcgtgaaattaaacgagttgAGTTTGGGCAAAGGTTTAGGCTTGATTAAGCGTAAAATTATACAACCAGCTCACTCGACTCGtcaaaccggctcgtttaggtCTGTGCCTTTTACTAAATCCGTCTCTTTCACGCAAGTACTTGGTATTAACATGTATGGGAAGCAAATCGAGTTTAATATAGTCAAATTGATGTTAATCTGTGTTTGATGGGAACATGAGCAAAGTGTCAAGATGGATCAACATCGAAGAGGTCCACAAGGTATCGAGGAATCAATGGCTGTGTGCGCGTTAACAACAAAGAGATGGAGTGGTGGACAGTGCTGTGAGAGTGAGGGGAATGCAACTGCACCCCTCTTAATTATACTAGCGCCCATGACAGCTCCTACATATTTGTTTCCTTGTCATTGTTTATGCAAAAGTTCTCGTTGATGCTCTTTTTCTTtagttttgtttgtttctttgtttttcGCTTAACTTTGTTGTATCGCCATGTTAGTTTCAACTACTGCTCTACTTTAGGCCTGCATTCAATTAATAATGGTATGTTTGTACATTATACTATTAACTTCTATATACCAAGTAGTTGTCACTTTAATTGTTTAGAAGATCTgaaaatcacttataagttgttTCGGGTTCTTGAGGGGTCCgaatgaaaatcaaatatttagatTTCTGTTGTCAAGAGAAAAGTCATATCCGCGAGACTGAAACTATATTACATTTACGAAGATAACTAGAAAATATCTCACTTTTAATTTGGGCGTGATACAAGCTGGATCGaactcaaaataaaaaatttaagattgtGAAATCTCTATTTAGCTCTTGGACGTCTGCAGTACAAGAAGTTCAGTAGCCCACATCCTGTCTTCGCCTGCTATATAGAAATAGATGAAACCATGATCAATTAGTTTATGTTCCTGCGTAAGTTGCACATGCAGGCTAAATAATCTTAAATAATGAAATTACTTACATTATCTGAGGCAGTACTGCGGTACTCTCTGGTAGATGCAGACTTGGCTAGTGTGAAGCCAAAGCCGTTGTTCTTATCTGCGTCGGAGTCCAAATGCAGTAAGATGCGGGAACCAATACTCACTGATGATAGTCTTATTTTCGAATCATTAGATGAATTTCTAGAATGAGGATGACTAATATGAGTGCTTGAACTTCGTTGTTTGGTATGCTTTGGATGATCACCTAATATCTTGTTGATCCCTGGAGTTTCTGTTTCGTTCACTTGTGCTAGTCCCAGCTTGCTAAATCTCTGAGGGGTTGATCCATCTTCACTGGCTAGAAGTGATTTTGCAAAATCTATTGAGAAACAAGCATCACTAAACTGATAGCTTCCACAATAAGGATCCTGTTCGGAGCCTAATAGGCTTGGTTGATCTTGATGAGGCATGTTCCTTTCAACTTCTTCAGCCTCTCCCTTGCCAAGTCCTCGTGTAAGTAATTCCATTAGTTCTTCCTCTTTGTTCAAAGGACTGTGTTCCATAGCCTTAGGAGATCGCAGCTGTGCTCCTTTATTTGTGATAGCACAAGCTATGTGAACATCAAATTCACATAAGCTACAACGATACAGCCAGCCGGTGTAACTAGGCctatgacatgaatcacattGGAAATCATATGGTGGCTCGTACTCAAGTTTCAGTACGTGTGGGTGGGTAGGTGTTTTGACAGATAAAGGCACGGCAGAGCACAAGATATGGTAGAAATCTCCACATTTGTCGCAATTATAGTAGAAGCCTGACAAGTTTTCTCCACAAGCTTTGCAGTCGATGGATGATTTGGAATTAGGCGAAGAACTAATCATAGATTGGAGAGTTAAATAATGGTCGGGATCAGCCGGGTGTTGAACTGTCTTAGGCATGTTGTGACATAGTTGGTGAAGGTAGAAGGGACATTTCTTGCACTTGTAGTAGTACTTGCCTGCAAATATAGTCTGATTGCAACCAAAGCAGGCAGTGGCTTTCGTCGAAACCGAATTGGTGAGTTCAAGTGGATGCTCATGGCTGAAATGGTGTGATAGAAGAACCTCTTCTTTTGGCTTCCCCATCACTTGGATTATCTACAATACGAATAGTGTTATATATGGGAGCATAGACCTTGGATACTACAGGAAACACGAGAGGCTTCTGGTCCGAATGGCACAAGAGAGACAAATGTTACATTGCCAAGAGACGACGGACGAAATAAATTACTGCTGGAAATGTAAGTACATGTAGAGCTGAGATTGTAGAGACAAACGGCAAGAGAATCAAATCATGTACTAATTTTTTAGTGAAACACAAGGTTGTGAGCTCAAGGGAAAGCGATTGTTTTGTTGACATTCGGCAGGGTTGTCCAAAGACAAAGCATCGTTAGAACATGTGGCTTTCTGTTTTATGTTAAGTCCGTCTTTATTTGTCTGGATTTCATTGTCATATTAGATATGAAATCATAGTTGCACACTCATTTTAAATGGAGACGGGGAATTATAACCCGATGTTGGGCAAGCTGGAAGAAAGAGTCAAATGCTATCTGCTGTAAGATTGATATTTACAAATAACATCGCCGGGGCTCGGTACGAAAGGTTAAATTATGAATTacttgattttttgataaattatttataggTTTTTGCTATATCACTGctgatttctaaaattttcttagGAAGCAAAAATCAAAGGAAAGCAAGCCAACGTTGCAATGATATTTCTGTTACCAACACTAGCTTTTGAATGCATTATGGTTGATATCTTATTATCttctgattaaaaataaaaaactcacGTTAATCGCTCTATAATATCATGCCAGCTCAATTTTTTGTTTATGATTACAGCACAAAGTCATGTGGAATATTATGCGGCCGTTTATGTCagattaaaataaatgtttcttttttagaacaaagaagtgaagtagaatttagaagcaaattaagacttataagcgattaaagtgtttgggaaagaagtaaaactcatcaaacaaaaattagtattctcaattttttataaaaacttcttgattttttaccAAACGATATAAATAGGTGTTTCTAACTCATAAATCCAGAAGCCGGACTTTTAAGCCCGCCCAAACAACTCTTATATCACATTACCTCAACATTTCCCGTCAACAATCATTTCACAAATATCAACAAAATATCGTCCAAACCCATTTCACTTTAAATCATATAAGCACATTTTTTTACGATTATCATATACACACATTTTATTGAGTCATATACTTTCAAACATATTTCTATAAGATTTTTCTTATTCCTAAGTATTAGTCCCAAGTAGACTAATAGGGGGTTGAATATGTACTTACCAAATTGTtcgtttaaatttgatttatggAATAGTTTTGTTTATGTTCGCTCTTAACTGTAATTAAACAACAAGACAAGTTCCAGAAATAATCGTATTAATTAAATTCTCGAGAGATGCTACAAATCCAACAATAATGTCGGCTAcaatacaataataaaaaagagagagaaaggcTTGCTGCACAGAAGAACGAGACAAAGTCTGAAAGACGTAAGAAGCCTCTCAGGCCCAAGAAGAAGAAGGGCATTATAATTAAGGAAACAGATAGCTCAGAGATCAATAAGACAAGGACAAGATTTCAAGCAATCTCTGAAGCTGATCTGGAAACAAAAGAAAAGTAAAGAAAAAATTGATGAGCCATCAATACTTCCCGTCAATATTGTACATTTATATCCAAAGGTAAGAGTTAACTCTTCTATGCAAGTTATACACAATTATGATGACATTTCTATATAGAAAGAAGAATTGGTAGATAATCACTAAGAAAAGAAAGAGACTTGAAGAGTTTGATGCTAGAGACAAATTCTGATAAGTTAGCCTTTGAAATTACTCATGTTAACAAAATTCAAAAGACTTAAGTctcagaaaacacaaactctgaagaTCTCAATAAAATAGCCTCTGACACTACTCAAGTTGTTACAGCTCCTGCAACCTCTAACACTACTCATGCTGATTTGGATTCTCTGACTCTTGAGCAAAAGAGGAAACTTCTCTTCAGAAAACCAGCTCGTATCAGAGAAAATATAATCTTGCAAGATTTTATGACTTTTCAATCTAAAGGAAGGCAAGCTGGTAACAAAGAGGGGATTGGTTCAAAAAAATCTAGGTCATACACCAAACGACATGTGGTCATAAGAGATCCATTTTCTCTGACTGACAAAACTAATGAACAGATAACTCTAAAGCATCTGAAGAGAGTGGAATTTGTTCAATTTTTGATAGACTCTTATGATggtgataaatataaatataagatgaCTTATTTTATGGAGAATGGAGTTGTGTACAAGCTTTCAGATGTTGATGTTCTTAACAAAACATGAAATGAGTTGGAGCACATATTATATCTCTTGGAGGTGAAGAATGAAgctacttataaatgatatcAAGAAGGCTATATATgttggacaaaaaaaatcctTTAAGAGTAAAGACTGATGATGTGTACATTCCTAAGTACATATTAGATGCTGGTCTAGAAGTTGAGATGATGAGAAAAAGTGCTAGACTGCAAACCATTCTTGATACATATCACTTAGTTTTCAATGAAGAGGCACAAAGGCCTTGACTCATCAGACTGGGAGAGAGCATGAGTAGAAACAAGATAAACTATCTAAGGGCTACCATCTATTAAACATATGGGGATGGTCCAGTGCTAAGGTTGATTAAAGCTAACATGGTTCAAACTCTGGTTGCTGAAAGAAGATTGCTGACAGACTAGTAGACTACATCAACAAAGTCCCTAGACACAAACAGATAGAGTAAAAATTTGGTAGCTGaagttaggggtgagcaaaaaaccgaataaatataaaacatgaaACCGAAACAGCTAAAAACTGCTAAAAATCAAACCATATAAAATCTTACCGaaactgaaaaattaaaaaccgaaaccgattgttcggttccggttatagcTAGGTTCCGATCTGAAAAAACCGAATCGGtccaatttttaaaacaaatattatttataatttatataaaatttcaaattaaaaattataaattacttgtatttcaaatattaaaagttttaatatcTGCCTACTACTTTTATTCTAATCTGCCTActagataaaaaattaagaatttaaatttttaattttttatccgttattattattgatataaccttaataaatatttcaaaattaaaatagtaaaaaattagaatagaatttatagtgttttttaatttatattgtttttttataagAAGAAATTGAATTTTCCCCACCCCAAAGTCGCCCTTGTCTGGGGCGGACACAACACTTAACATCAAGTGTATCCGCCAGGTAGGAGCCgaacacaaaattttaaaattttcctcaCTTTTGTGTCTGTATGGGCAGTTTGAAAATTTATCCCAGCGTGTTGTGTCCGTTCGAGCCCAAGAAAAGTGAATTTTTGGATGGTCAGAATTGTAAAGATTTGTTTGGGTTGGTTATGAATGTGAAGGAGCCCCGCTATCTACGATTCAGTGTCTCGGATTGATCCTGAAAGCGTCACTAAAAAATGAAGCATGTCCCAGAATTTATGGTTTATAGGTTCTATTTGCGAAGCTGCTGTTGCTCATTAGTTATAGCTGTCGAGGatcatattttcattttcatcgCCTCACAAGGGATACCCCTAGTTATTTGTAGCTCATTTTCTTGTCTGTAAATTAGCAAAGAAAACAATTTCAACATGTCCATTTAGTGAGCAGAGTCGAAAGTAATATCATCCAACAATATAATTTCGTCTATAAAAAGATTTGAATGTTCCAAAATTTGACTCGTTCTTTCTTAGTCTGGTTTATTTTCATAACAAAGTAAGATGCTAAACCAATTATATCATTCCTAATTGTAGTCTATCATTTTGTCATGTCAACGTTATTATACAGACCTCTTGaagttttgtttttatttatgtaaacgaaaatatattatatcccCTCCCTAGTCAATAATGTAGAGTTGTAAACGTCTGACTTTGCACATCAAGAACTAAAGAATTTGCATTCTACATTGACTTTATTCATATTAATCAAACTGGAATTACCAAATTGCAAACATAAATTACATCACAAAGTTTCCAAGTCTCAACAGGCTCCTACACAATGGAATACTCACACTTCAGCCACCATCACAAGCTGAAGATCCACCAAGTGACAGAAGGCCAAACCATCCGTTGCTCTGGCTGCGAAAAGCTCTGCCACAGCACCGTCTACGCGTGCTGGCAGTGCAACTACTTTCTCCATGACCATTGTGCTAGCGCTGCGCGTTACATAAAAAAACATCCATCAGATGCTCAGCACCCTCTTGTTCTCATCCCGAAGCCAACTTACTGCAGCGGATCATTCATATGTAATGCTTGTGGAGAGACCGGGAGCTCATTTTCTTATTGTTGCGTGCTTTGTGAGATTGATCTTCATGTGCATTGTGCTTTCTTGCCTCTTAGGGTCAGCCATAAGTCCCACCAACATGAGCTCAAGTTGTATCTTGGTGTTATAAATAAGAAGGATGAAGTTCCTGATGAGTTTTGTAAGATCTGTAGCAAGGTGTTGAGCCTTAggaatttttgttattattgtcTTGACTGTGAATTTGGTGTGCACACTTTTTGTGCAACCAATGAGGTCAAACCAGAGTTGTACGTGGTTGATGATTCGGTGGCTAATACTGAGGCAACGTCGTCTAATACACAGGCTGCTGCGGTGAATGAACCAACTGCAGAAGAGGTGATTGTAGAGTTGTATAATCTTCAACTTCAAATGCAGATGGCTCAGGGACTTGCTCAGATGATGGCCTCGTTTAATCCAAGTCTAAGTTGATTGGAATTATTTTGAATCAATTTCTGTGATGATTAATAAATGTTGTTCATTGCTTGTTTTTTCTGTGCATCTGTCAGTTCAGTCAGGTCTAATTTTAAGCTGGATTTCAGCTTAAGAAATTGGATTCTGTAAttatgaaaaggaaaaaaagttGGTTTACTGTACTTTTCATTAAATCATGTCTAAGGCATTCAAAATTAACTTAGTCATATGAATAAGAATATGAATGtgactatatataaattagaccTCACAAGCAATCAGTAAGAGTTGCTCATCTTTTCATAGAGCAGGCATGGACCTAAACTGGATAGAATGACATTGGACAACTTAATTTAGCAATCAGTAAGCACCAAGCAGCTCACTTGTTTTCAAATGTTTACCATACGACTCTTGACTTTTGCGTGTGCATATTCAACTTGCCCAGTATGTGTATTCATTGACTTTTTTCTAATAATCGGAGCCTTAATCACACTGAGTTGATTCAAACTTTGTACTAATCAAGTTTGCTTCGTTATAACAATACTCTGAAGTTGATTCGACCTCAAAAATATGTGTTGAGAATTAGCGGTTAACGGTTAGCTGTTAGTGGGTTGAATTAGATGTCTTCACTAActaattgaaatagatgttttgactagcgggcTGAATTACCGGttttttgtaaaattgtttggtaaataactgtttgattagttttttgtGACACATACCAAAATCTCCAACCCAAAaggctcctcaaagtagctttttaaACTCATACCTCTATTTcatccgctaactatcaaacaaTAGCATTAGcagattgaaatggtcaaacctctaaaacaccccaaatatctaattttacctcaaacctctaatttctaAACACGGTCATATTAAGGTTTGCTAGCTGTTTGCTAACAGATTATCATATTTGCACAAAAACCTACATGCGAGCACAGGAGCCGGCCATTCGGGCCGAACCGGTTGAACCGGCACGCCCTGAACCGCGTTTGGAATCGCCCGGAACCGTGTCAATGCGGGCCGGTTCGAAACCGGCACGACTCGTTGCTACACACGGGGCGAATACGGGTTGAAATTTGgtggaaccgaaccgaaaccgttgGAACCGCGCGGAACCGGCTCGTTCGAACCGTGAAACCGCGGAACCGGCTAGCCCGAACCGAATCCGCTGTCTTCTCTTACAGTCACATGTGTTACTGTGTAGTACTATTatcttattaatattattttgtctaagtttttaaattttgtcaattttattgcattttagtttttaaatttagttgttTTTTTCCGTTTTAgcttttagatttaatttaattttgttttttttgattttgaattagAAATTAATTACCTTGCGTTTACAATTTATTAGTTTTCAAgtttactaaaaaaaatatttattagtttacaGTTTATTAATTAGTTACATAATAATacttaacaaaaataatttccaaaactaatatcatataaaacaattttattattgaatttttaaaatttaagaattaatgaaatttaaacctgttactataaaactaaataaagtaaaaagaatgtgataaaaaaataaactaaaaaagaaaaaaaaaaacataaaacacacGCACGCACGCTGTTACACACACAGTCACAGATACAACTTACAAGTAGTCAAGTACACGAGCAGATTGATATCACCCGCCGCATGCTGAACCGTCAAATGCGCGAACCGTGAACCACGAATCCGTATTAACCGTGTAAACCGTAAAACCGCCTAACCCATGTGAACCGTATAACACGGTTACGACTTTCATTTTCTTCAGCCCGGCCCGGCACGGACCGGACCGCCAGTCTTGGCGTGCCAGTTACGGTTTCACTGGCGACGGTTTGGAAACCGcctgaaccggcccgaaccgcccCGGCCCGCCCGAATGGCCGGCTCTTTGATGTCTAGACGACTGACTTTTGGCAGTCATGCAGCTGAAAGAATCTACAGCACACTACAACGGAACTACAATAATCATGGTCTCTGTACTCGCCCATTCTTTCGTTTACATTTCTCAATACATTTTAAATTAGTTCCCCCGTTTATACACATTACATTATCCATCACGAAGTTTCAAGTCTCTACTGTGCTTTGCAATTTTAACTTGATAGACAATGGATTACAAGGACTTCAGCCACAAGCACAACTTAAAGAACCACCGACTGACAGAAGGCCAAACCGTCAGCTGCTCCCGCTGTGAAAGGCTCTGCCACAACAATGTATATGCATGTTTGCAGTGCAACTACTTTCTCCATGACTATTGTGCCAATGCTGTGCGTTACATAAAAAATCATCTATCCGACACCCAGCACCCTCTTGTTCTCATCCCGAAACCAACTTACTGCAGCGGATCATTCATCTGTAACGCTTGTGGAGAAACTGGGAGTTCATTTTCATACTGCTGCGTGCTTTGTGGGATTGTAAACTTACTGCGTGCTTTGTGAGTTTGAACTGATTCAATATTTCTTAAATTAATTGCTGTAATAATCAATAACACTAGTCTGCACCGTTGATCAGATCAAATCTTGAGCTTGCATTGTTTACAatgtaaatttatttgaattcgtTTGTTGATGTTCATTCTTCTAACAAAATCTGATTATGCCTATTTATGCATCTTCAATGTTCTTTCTCACTAATCAAAAACATGCATCTCATGCGCAAGCATTACTTGCATCTAGAATTATACAACACTTGTTAACAAGTCAATTGAATGATCAAGTAAGCATTTAACTTAATTTGAGCTCTCTAAATTGCCAAACTATAGAAATACCTTGTCACTGAAGGAAAATGCTAGGTATCCCAAAAAGTATTATCAAATTCTCTTATATGCATATCAACTGTCTTATACGTCATTTGGGAATAGAATTTAGGATAAGTAGGACTACTCATCACGGAAAAGATTAATGAGAAAGTAACTCATTGAGATGCATCACCAATTGACTTTTGACTATGGTGCATCTCCCACTTGGCCACTATATCGACTGGTTGACTTTTACCTAATCAGATTACAAGTCAACCCATTGGTTTCTTCCATGATCCATCCTCGAAATTGCCCTTTCTTGGAAGTGCTTGATTAAACCAGAACTAGTTGGCTTATGCACAGCTAATTCTTTCAATTGTTTAGATAAGAATCTTTACATTTGACTTTACGCCTTTTGTTATCACAATCCcatagaattttattctgaAAGGATTTATATATATGCTTCCTATCCACACCTAAAAATCGCGCACAAGAAAGGAAACAAGTTTGTTTGAGAGATTAATGGAGTATAAACACTTTAGCCATGATCATAATCTAATATTTCATCAAGTTCAGCAGGGCCAGAACATACGATGCTCTGGTTGCGAATCAGACTGCAGCTCAGGATTCGTTTACGCTTGCTTCCACTGCAGTTTTTTCCTCCACGAGCACTGTGGCAATGCTAATCGCCATATAATGCACCCTGCAGATGTCACGCACCCGCTCATTTTGTTCCCATCCCCGACATACGAATCCGGTTCATTTTTATGTGACGCTTGTGGCAAAGCAGGAAGTGCATTTTCTTATTGCTGTGCAG
Coding sequences:
- the LOC108220368 gene encoding uncharacterized protein LOC108220368 encodes the protein MRIRKRFSMLSTAPPVSDPQLNRSTLVQQTSSPLHPIQNMGGGADSDPAAHRLSSDQKPATMNNSLHSDKFEIKHKEEGEEENGSNNNSRKEYNFLAVGTVGETRVLPSLSSHPVEGRWDDGDEKIPSKKRKGGVEEEETVLKMKPKANKKFSTSGMQQNQVKAGSDESNSTLNNNTVKKMNKRGGAIMEGSRCSRVNGRGWRCCQQTLVGYSLCEHHLGKGRLRSISNVKGRKTPAAAAAATIAPQNVTTDSSINDSTSKANTTNDNESSKKLPVSLPVVQSPRPRDRKNTMLLDGSCYDDDEEEDKYEDDDDDDDYNEEETKKPVVAKKKRMKVGMVKARSLSSLLNRTN
- the LOC108222505 gene encoding uncharacterized protein LOC108222505 isoform X1, translated to MGKPKEEVLLSHHFSHEHPLELTNSVSTKATACFGCNQTIFAGKYYYKCKKCPFYLHQLCHNMPKTVQHPADPDHYLTLQSMISSSPNSKSSIDCKACGENLSGFYYNCDKCGDFYHILCSAVPLSVKTPTHPHVLKLEYEPPYDFQCDSCHRPSYTGWLYRCSLCEFDVHIACAITNKGAQLRSPKAMEHSPLNKEEELMELLTRGLGKGEAEEVERNMPHQDQPSLLGSEQDPYCGSYQFSDACFSIDFAKSLLASEDGSTPQRFSKLGLAQVNETETPGINKILGDHPKHTKQRSSSTHISHPHSRNSSNDSKIRLSSVSIGSRILLHLDSDADKNNGFGFTLAKSASTREYRSTASDNQAKTGCGLLNFLYCRRPRAK
- the LOC108222505 gene encoding uncharacterized protein LOC108222505 isoform X2; the encoded protein is MGKPKEEVLLSHHFSHEHPLELTNSVSTKATACFGCNQTIFAGKYYYKCKKCPFYLHQLCHNMPKTVQHPADPDHYLTLQSMISSSPNSKSSIDCKACGENLSGFYYNCDKCGDFYHILCSAVPLSVKTPTHPHVLKLEYEPPYDFQCDSCHRPSYTGWLYRCSLCEFDVHIACAITNKGAQLRSPKAMEHSPLNKEEELMELLTRGLGKGEAEEVERNMPHQDQPSLLGSEQDPYCGSYQFSDACFSIDFAKSLLASEDGSTPQRFSKLGLAQVNETETPGINKILGDHPKHTKQRSSSTHISHPHSRNSSNDSKIRLSSVSIGSRILLHLDSDADKNNGFGFTLAKSASTREYRSTASDNAKTGCGLLNFLYCRRPRAK
- the LOC108222509 gene encoding protein VACUOLELESS GAMETOPHYTES codes for the protein MEYSHFSHHHKLKIHQVTEGQTIRCSGCEKLCHSTVYACWQCNYFLHDHCASAARYIKKHPSDAQHPLVLIPKPTYCSGSFICNACGETGSSFSYCCVLCEIDLHVHCAFLPLRVSHKSHQHELKLYLGVINKKDEVPDEFCKICSKVLSLRNFCYYCLDCEFGVHTFCATNEVKPELYVVDDSVANTEATSSNTQAAAVNEPTAEEVIVELYNLQLQMQMAQGLAQMMASFNPSLS